The following proteins are encoded in a genomic region of Kiritimatiellia bacterium:
- a CDS encoding glycosyltransferase: METTEKKDKIDVTVMVTCFNERDLVTQALDTIRTTMALFPHTYEVLIYDDASKDDSVQVIRDYIEKNGLQGQFELVANEKNQGIGVNYFRGAEKGRGDYYLIVHGDNAVPKDQIKHVMKLLGLADIIVPYYGTRLFSRKFNCDHRNFARRFLSVCFAKLVRLLSGHELRYFNGLVLHRTANVVKYRVPTYGLGYQAELLCRVLNNPEVTYLEVKIHNFDRASGPTSAFKPKNIASVLGSLLRIFKGRFV, translated from the coding sequence ATGGAAACAACGGAGAAGAAGGACAAGATCGACGTCACGGTCATGGTGACCTGTTTCAACGAGCGGGACCTCGTGACCCAGGCCCTGGACACGATCCGCACGACCATGGCGCTGTTCCCGCACACGTACGAGGTGCTGATCTACGACGACGCCTCGAAGGATGACTCCGTCCAGGTCATCCGCGACTACATCGAGAAGAACGGGCTTCAGGGCCAGTTCGAGCTGGTGGCCAACGAGAAGAACCAGGGCATCGGGGTGAACTACTTCCGCGGCGCGGAGAAGGGGCGGGGCGACTACTACCTGATCGTCCACGGCGACAACGCCGTGCCGAAGGACCAGATCAAGCACGTCATGAAGCTGCTGGGCCTGGCGGACATCATCGTGCCGTACTACGGGACGCGGCTGTTCAGCCGGAAATTCAACTGCGACCACCGGAACTTCGCGCGGCGGTTTCTCTCCGTCTGCTTCGCGAAGCTCGTCCGGCTGTTGAGCGGGCACGAACTGCGCTACTTTAACGGGCTGGTCCTGCACCGCACGGCCAACGTGGTGAAGTATCGCGTGCCGACCTACGGCCTGGGGTACCAGGCGGAACTGCTCTGCCGCGTGCTGAACAACCCCGAGGTGACGTACCTGGAAGTCAAGATTCACAACTTCGACCGCGCCTCGGGCCCGACGTCCGCGTTCAAGCCCAAGAACATCGCCTCGGTACTGGGCTCGCTGCTCCGGATTTTCAAGGGGCGGTTCGTGTAA
- a CDS encoding WbuC family cupin fold metalloprotein yields MKTRKFNDEVLYPAERPVVLDRAFVEDLKRQADLNPRRRIRICAHEDPGEPIHEMLIVHAHMTYVRPHKHLTRIESFHVIEGEADMVMFDERGGTARVIRMGPYGSGLPFYYRLAEPVYHTLLIYTPHLVFKEVTNGPFNRCDTAFPAWAPEDGQGAAVEDYLKDLQERVRRETR; encoded by the coding sequence GTGAAGACCCGGAAGTTCAACGACGAGGTGCTGTACCCGGCCGAGCGGCCGGTGGTGCTGGACCGCGCCTTCGTGGAGGATCTCAAGCGGCAGGCGGACCTCAACCCGCGCCGCCGGATCCGGATCTGCGCGCACGAGGATCCCGGCGAGCCGATCCACGAGATGCTTATTGTGCACGCGCACATGACCTACGTGCGGCCGCACAAGCACCTGACGCGGATCGAATCGTTCCACGTCATCGAGGGCGAGGCGGACATGGTGATGTTCGACGAGCGGGGCGGGACCGCGCGGGTGATCCGGATGGGGCCGTATGGGTCGGGCCTGCCGTTTTACTATCGCCTGGCGGAGCCGGTCTATCACACCCTGTTGATCTACACGCCGCACCTGGTTTTCAAGGAAGTCACCAACGGCCCGTTCAACCGGTGCGACACGGCGTTTCCGGCCTGGGCGCCGGAGGATGGGCAGGGGGCTGCGGTCGAGGACTACCTGAAGGATCTGCAGGAGCGCGTGCGCCGGGAGACGAGGTAA
- a CDS encoding hemolysin III family protein, which produces MHAEGSFHASRYSRGHELANSLTHGISAALAVAGLAVLVSFAALRGNAWHVTSCSVYGATLILLFLASTLYHSFSNPRVKRVFRVLDHASIYLLIAGSYTPFMLVNLRGPWGWSLFGVVWGLALVGIILKLFFTGRFHYASTAIYVAMGWMIVIAIRPLARALPSGGMILLASGGLLYTGGAVLYLFKRIPYHHAIWHLFVLAASMAQYFAVMFYVVPR; this is translated from the coding sequence GTGCATGCCGAGGGATCATTCCATGCCTCGCGCTATTCGCGGGGCCACGAGCTGGCGAACAGCCTGACGCACGGGATCAGCGCGGCGCTGGCCGTGGCGGGGCTGGCGGTGCTGGTGTCGTTCGCGGCGCTCCGGGGCAACGCGTGGCACGTGACGAGCTGCAGCGTCTACGGGGCGACGCTGATCCTTCTTTTCCTGGCCTCGACGCTCTACCACAGCTTCTCGAATCCCCGGGTGAAGCGCGTCTTCCGGGTGCTGGACCACGCCTCGATCTACCTGCTGATCGCGGGCTCGTACACGCCGTTCATGCTGGTCAACCTGCGCGGACCGTGGGGCTGGAGCCTGTTCGGCGTGGTCTGGGGCCTGGCGCTGGTTGGCATCATCCTGAAGCTCTTTTTCACCGGCCGGTTCCACTACGCCTCCACGGCGATTTACGTGGCGATGGGGTGGATGATCGTGATCGCCATCCGCCCGCTGGCCCGCGCTTTGCCGTCCGGCGGCATGATCCTGCTGGCTTCCGGCGGGCTGCTCTATACCGGCGGGGCGGTGCTGTACCTGTTCAAGCGCATCCCGTACCACCACGCCATCTGGCACTTGTTCGTGCTCGCCGCCTCGATGGCGCAGTACTTCGCTGTGATGTTTTACGTTGTGCCCCGGTAG